AACATTGCCGAACCAACCGGCCAGAAAAATGGCTGGTGAGATATCCGGGCTAGAACGCAAAGGGAATGGGGGGAGGGAGGCGGGGGAAAAGAACAACCGCAAGGAACGCGAGGGGGGCGGGCATTATGTTCGATGGGGAGTCAGTGGCGGCGGCGGGGTCCGCGGCGGGAGGCGCCGGGGCGTTTTCCGCGGGAGGGGTTTCGCCGGGGGGTGTCACCGGGTTCCGGTTCCGGTTCGGGGTTGCGGGCTTCCTGGCGGGCCTTGTCCCGTTCGACGGCGCGGTCCTGGGCCTCGGCGGAAAGGTTGATGCTGCCGCAGCGGGGGCATTCCGAGTGGGCGCCCGCGCCCTCGTCGAGATAGAGGAAACCGCAGTAGGCGCAGCGCCACAGGGACTGCTTTTCGAGGACGCGGTAGGCGCGCTGGGTACCCATTTCGGTGTATATCCACACGGCGAGCGCGCCGAGGAGGAGGAGCCCGCTGTAGAGGGCGACGGCGGTGGTGAGCTGGATGGTGATCATTGGCCGCCCTCCGCCGGCGCGATGAAGAGGGTGCCCATCTGGTTGGCGCCGCCGCCGTCCGCGCCGGGCAGGGGCGCAAAGCGGTACTGGAGCACGGCCATCTGTATGGCGTCGAGGAGGGGTCCCTCGCCCGCGTTGGAAATCCAGGCGTTGATGACGCGTCCGGAGGGGTTGACGGTGATGACCATCTCGACGGGCCATTTTGCGGCGCCGGGGTCGGTGTTCCAGAGCGCCTGGACAGGGGGGGCGAAAAGGAGCTCGCGGGCGGCGGGTTCGCCGTCCCAGAGGACATAGCCGCCATAGCCCGCGGCGGGGCGGTGCCGTGCGGCGGGGATTTTTTCGGGGGCGGCGGGTGCGCCGGGGTCGTCGGGGACGGCAAACTGGCGTAGGGACTGGCCGAACTGGCGCATTTCGCGGCTGAAGCGCCCCCAACTGTCGGCGGGTGCGCGGTCCGCAAACATGCGGTCCACGATGTCGCCGGGTCCGCCGGCCTCGCTGCGGACGCGGAGCCGGTCCAGCTCGGCGAATTCGAGGGAGGGCAGGTCCACCTCCGGGGCGATGGAGCGGGCCAGTTCGGAGCCGCCGAGGCGGAGTCCGCCGGAGATGCCGGCGAAGGCGGGGTCGTCGCCGGGGGGGCGCGGGGCCGCGCGGCGCGCGGGGGCCACGGAGACAATCTCAAACTGGAGGTACTTGGTGTCCTCGCGGGGGAAGTAGACGACGATCTGGAAAAGGGTGACCATGGAGAGGTGAAAGAGTGTGGAAAGCGCGAGGGCGGCGGCGAAGCGGGCGGTCATGCCGCGCAGGAAGCGCCCGCCCGCGCGATGCGGCGGGGGGTGGAGTGCGGCGCGTTGGCTCGCGGCGGCCATGTCACTCCTCGGGGGGCTCGGCCTGCTGCGCGGCGATGCCGTAGTGGACAATGCCCAGGTTGTTGGCCATGCCGAGGACATAGACCAGCCGCTCGGTGGGCACGTTGCGGTCGGGGCGCACGAGGACCAGGGCGTCCGGATTGCGGTTTTTGAGCTCGAGCAGGACGCGCCGCAGGTCAATCCAGGCGGTGATTTCCGTGTCGTCGGCGTACACGGCGCCGCCGTTGTCGGGGCCGCCCTCCCCGGCGGCGAGGGTGATGGTCATGTTTTTCTTTTCGAGCTGCGCGGCGCCCTCGCTTCGGGAAAGCTCGATGGGGACGGAGGTCTGGACGACGAAGGTGGAGGAGAGGAGGAAGAAGATGATGAGCTGGAACGTGACGTCAATCATGGGCATCATGTCCAGCGTGGCGCGGACCTTTTTGTCACGGCTCCTTTTGATCTGCATGGCGTCAGATTTCCCGCTCGCCGCGGTGGCGGGTGAGCAGTTCGATGAGTTCGGAGGAGCTGGCCTCCATCTCGATGACCATTCCCTCGACGCGGGTGACGAAGTAGTTGTAGGCGATGAGGCAGGGGATGGCGACGGTGAGCCCGGCGGCGGTGGTGACGAGGGCGTTTCCGATGCCCTCGGCGAGGTCGGAGGGGTTGACCTGGCCGCGCATGTTCTGGATTTTGGCGAAGGCCTTGATCATGCCCTGGACGGTGCCGAGGAGGCCGAGCATGGGGGCGATGGTGGAGCAGGTGGCCAGTCCGGAGAGGTAGCGCTCGAGTCGGGGAATCTCGAAGCGTCCGGCGTCCTCGATGGCCTCGCGGATGTCGTCCTTGGGGCGGTTGTGCTTCAGGATGCCCGCCTTCATGATGCGCGCCACGGGGGCGTTGGTCTCGTCGCAGATTTCGACCGCCTCCTGGATGCGGTTCTGCTTGAGGACCTGGCGCATGGTGTCCATGAACTCGCGGGTGTCTATGTCCGCGCGGCGGAGGGAGAAGAACCGCTCGATGGTGATCGCCAGTGCGATGATCGAGCAGAGCATGATGGGCCACATGAGAATGCCGCCCTGGGCCATGATTTCAAAGGGGTCCATCTGCATGGGGTTACGCGCCTTCTGTTCCGGCCGCCACGTCGTGGCTGACCAGGGTTCCGAGACCTTTTTCGGTGAAAATTTCGAGCAGCAGGCTGTGCGGGATGCGCCCGTCAATGATGTGGGTGCGCCGCACGCCGAAGTCGAGGGCCTTGAGACAGGCGTCAATCTTGGGGGCCATGCCGCCGGAGATGACGCCCTGCTTTTTGAGGGTCTCCACATCTTTTGAGTGGAGGCGGTGAATGAGCGAGTCCGGGTCGTCCTTGTCGCGGAGCAGCCCCGGCGTGTCGGTCAGGAAGACCAGCTTCTCGGCCTGGAGCGCCGCGGCCACGTCGCCCGCGGCGGTGTCGGCGTTGACGTTCCAGGTGCCGCCGCGCGTGTCGGTGGCGACGGGGGCGATGACGGGGATCATCCCCGCGGCGCAGATGGTGCGGACGACTTTGGGGTTCACGCTGGCGATCTCGCCGACATGGCCGATGTCCTCGCCGTCCTGCCGCTCCACCTTGCGGGCGAAGAGGAGCCTGCCGTCCTTTCCGCTGAGCCCCACGGCCTCGCCGCCCGCCTGGTTCAGGAGGTTGACGATGTCCTTGTTCACCTGGCCGCAGAGCATCATCTCCACCACCTCCATGGTGGCGTCGTCGGTGACGCGGAGGCCGTTCGCGGTGAAGCGGGACTGGATGTCGAGGCGTTTGAGCATGGCGTTGATGGCGGGGCCGCCGCCGTGGACGACGATGGGGTTCATGCCGACATAGCGCATGAGGACGATGTCCTGGGCGGTGCTGGCGCGGAGGCCCGGGTCGAGCATGGCGGCGCCGCCGTATTTCACGACGACGGTTTTGCCCTCGAACTCGCGGATGTAGGGCAGGGCCTCGATGAGGACCTGGGCTTTTTCAATGATTTGCTGCATGGCCATGCCTTAGGCTCCGGGTCAACTGCGGTAGTCCGCGTTGATGCTGACATAGTCGTGGCTCAGGTCGGAGGTCCAGAAGACCGCCCGGCCCGGGCCCTCGGAGAGCGCGACCCGCACGTGCAGGTCGCGCCGTTTCATCAATTCCGCCGCCCGCGCCTCCTCGTAGTCCGTCGGGCAGCCGTCGCGGACGACGGTGAGCCCCTCGATGCTGACGCTCATCCCGGCGGGGTCGAACGCCGCGCCCGAGTAGCCCGCCGCGCAGGCGATGCGGCCCCAGTTGGGGTCCTGCCCGAAAAAGGCGGTCTTGCAGAGCTGGGACTGGGCGACGCTCCGGGCGACCTTCAGCGCGTCCGCGTCGGAGGCGGCGCCGTCCACGGTGATTTCGATGAACTTGGTGGCGCCCTCGCCGTCGCGCACGAGGGACTGGGCCAGGGCGCGGCAGAGGTGGCGCAGGGCACCGGCAAAGAGGGTGTAATCCCCCGAGGCTGGAATGAGTTCCGCCGCGCCGGAGGCGCCGTTCGCCAGGCAGAGCACCGTGTCGTTCGTGGACATGTCGTTGTCCACGCAGATGCGGTTGAAGGAGTCCGCGACACACTCCGCCAGCAGGGCCTGGAGGGCGTCCGGGGCGATTTTCGCGTCCGTGGTGATGAAGCAGAGCATGGTGGCCATGTTGGGGGCGATCATGCCGGAGCCCTTGGCGATGGCGCCAAGCCGGACCACACCCGTGGAGAGCGCCACCTCGACGGCCAGCTCCTTCGGGACGGTGTCTGTGGTCATGATGGCCCGGGCCGCGTCCGCGCCGCCCGTCTCCGACAGGGCCGCCGCGCAGCGCCGCACGCCGTCGGAAATGCGGTCCATGGGGAGGGGCAGGCCGATGACGCCGGTGCTGCAGACGAGCACCTCGGTGACGGGGACGCCCAGCAGTCCGGCGGCCAGCGCCGCCGTCGCCTGCGCGTCCGCGAGGCCCTGGTCGCCGGTGCAGGCGTTGGCGTTGCCGCTGTTGGCGAAAATGGCCCGCGCCCCGCCGCGCAGGCACACGCCCTGGTCCCAGAGGACGGGCGCGGCCTTGAGCAGGTTGGTGGTGAAGCATCCCGCCGCCGCGGCCGGCGCGTCGGAGACGATGAGGGCGCAGTCGGGCTTTTCGCTTTTGGCGTTCTTGATATGGGCGGCCACGCCGGAGGCGCGGAAGCCTTTTGGTGCGCAGACGCCGCCCGCCACAGTCTTCATGGGGTCATGCCTCCCAGGCGCAGGCCCTCGGTCTCGTCCAGGCCGAACATCAGGTTGAGGCACTGGACGGCCATGCCGGCGGTGCCGCCGACGAGGTTGTCTATGGCGCTCACAATCACAAGGTTTCCGGTGCGTTTGTCCATGACCCAGCCGAAGTCGCAGAAGTTCGAGCCGCGCACATGCTTCACCTCGGGCAGAACGCCCGGGCCGAGCACGCGGACGAAGGGCTCCGCGTCGTAGGGGGCGTAATATTCCGCGGGGTCGAAGTCCGCCGCCGGACGCAGGGTGATGGTGGTGAGGATGCCGCGCGTGAGGGGGGCGACATGGGGTGTGAACTGCACGGTGACCCGGTGGAGCAGTTCCTGCTCGATTTCGGGGACGTGCTGGTGGACGCCGAGCTTGTAGGCCTTGAGGTTCTCGTTCATCTCCGGGTAGTGGAAAGCCTCGCTGAGGCCGCGGCCCGCGCCGGAGATGCCGGAAATGCTGTCTATGACCACGGGAATGTCCCCGAGGGGCGCGTTTAAGAGGGGCCGCAGGGGGAGTATGGCGCTGATGGGGTAGCAGCCGGGGACGGCAATCAGTTGCGCGTCCCGCAGGGCGTCGCGGTACCACGGGACCAGACCGTAGACGGACTCCGGCAGGAGGTGCGCCGCCGTGTGTTCGGCCTTGTAATATTGCGCGAAATCATTGAGGTTTTTCAGGCGGAAGTCCGGGCCGATGTCCAGCACCCGCGCCCCGGCGGCGCGCAGCGCGGCCACCGGCTCCATGGAGGCCTTGCCGGGCACGCCGACAAAGACCACGTCGCACTGGCGGGCCAGGGCCCCCGCGTCGAAAGTCTCAAAGCGCAGGTCGAACAATTTTCGGAACGCGGGCAGGACCTCGTCCAGGCGCTCGCCCGACGCGGTGGTCGAGGCGAGGGCCGTCACCTCCACATGGGGATGGGCGGCCAGCAGGCGGAGCAGTTCCCGCCCGCCATAGCCGGTTGCTCCGACGATGCCTGCTTTAATCACGAAAAGGTTCCTCGGGGGTTCAAGAAGGCCGGCACATCCGGCCAAAACACAACATGTTGCGTTAATTATAGGTCCAGAGACACAAGGGGCGCAAACGCGGAAGACAATGGACAATTGACAATGGAGAAAGGACCATGGGGGAGTGATGGGGAACCGGAGCCGCCTTGGCCCCTATTCCCCGGCTTGGGCGGCGGCCTGGGTTGGGGAGGCGGCGCCGCGCATGGATTTGTGGTCGAGGAAGCAGCAGCCCGGACAGGCGGCGAAGAGGCGTTTCTGGCAGGTTTGGCGGAACTCGCGCATGGCGGCGTTGTTCCAGAGTTCTTTGAGGGTGTGTTCGCGGACATTGCCCACGCGGATGAGCCAGCAGGAATAGGCGTTGCCCTGGCGGCCGATGAACATGGTGTTCCAGGCATTGCGGCACTCGTAGTCCCTGAGGTCAATGCCGGTGTCGTAATACTTGATGAGTTCGGCGCGGGGCATTCGCGGCATGCGCAGCTCGATGCCCGCCTCCTTTGCGGCGGCGTTCGTCCTGTCCAGCGCCTCGGCCAGCGCCTTCGGGTCCACCCTGGGCCAGGAGAAGTCTTCTGTTTTCAGGGACTTCGGGTCCACCTCGCCGAGGCCGGGGAAGTCGTGCATGCGGGTTTCCGTGACGAGGTTCAGCACATCCGCACCGGACTCGGCCACGACGCGGGGCATCTCGTGGAGGACATGGACGTTGGCCTGCTGGATGACGGTGGTGATGTGGATTTTGGGGCAGGCCTTCCCGGAGAGGTCGCGGTGCCGGCGGAGCATGCCGATGCCGGACATGGAGCGGGCGAAGGCGCCGCGCATCCGGCGGATTTCATCGTGAAGCTCGCCGGGGGCCTCGATGGAGGTGCCCGCGAAGTTGAAGCCGAGCCCGCCCACCCTGCGGGGCGCCAGGGTCACAATCCTTTCGGCCCGGTCCTCGGGGAGCATGGTGGTGTTGGAGATGAAATGGGTGCGGGCGCGGCGCGAGGCGTGCTCAAGGATTTCCATGAAGTCCTTCCGGACAAAAGGCTCGCCGCCGGTGAAGGTGATGATGCTGAAACGGGCGACCTGGTCCACGAGGCGGTGCCATTCGTCCGTGGAGAGCTCGCCCTCCATCTGTTTGCGGATGGGCGTGTTCTCGAGGAAGTCTATGTACTGGCACATTTTACAGCGCAGGTTGCAGCGCCGGGTCACCTCGAAATAATAGTGCCAGGCGGGAAAGGCGCGGCCCGAGCGGAAGTATTTGTAGGGGAAGGCGCTGTAATAGTGCTGCGCCATCTGGTAGAGGGTGGTCAGGCTGAAAAGGCCCTGGTCACTGCTGCCGCTCATGCTGTATTGTTTCCATTGTCACGGGGGATAAATGACATGCCTGGGGGAACAGCCCCCCGGCGGGTGGCTATTCCACGAGGCGCCCATTCTACACCCCCGCAACCGCCGATGCGACCCGCAGGCGCCGGTGTGCTATACTGGGAACGGCTTGGGCGGCTGGCTCAGTTGGTTAGAGCGCCTGCCTTACACGCAGGATGTCACAGGTTCGAATCCTGTGCCGCCCACCATCTTTTTTCATCACGCCTGCATGAAAACCCCTGATACTATTGGGCGAAATGAATTCTGTACCAGTTGTCGCCGTGAAGCATGCAACTGGGCCCGTATTGCCGGGAATTGCCATGAAATGGCAGGGGTTTTCAGCTTTTGGTGCAACATTTAGTGCAACCGATTTTGAGGCCACCTGCGCTGAATCCGCAGGGAGGGGGCCCATTTTTGGAAGTTTTTTGACGGCGCCCGCAATGTCCAGCAACCCCAAATGGGTGTACACGTTCGCCGTTAACGCCGGAGTGCTGTGGCGCATAGCTTTTTGGGCCACCTGCAGGGACACATTGGCCTTTGCTAGCATGGTGCCGAAGGTATGCCGCAGGGCATGGACATCCACCACCCGTCCGGCCCCGTCATGCTTCGGGATGCCCGCCGCCGCAAGGTCCAAGTCGAATACCCTGCACATCTGTTTAGGAACGTCAAACAGCGGCTCCTTGTCAAGAGAGGCGGGAAACGCCACCACTTTGGCCCCCAGATTACCCACAAGGCGCGAACGCCTTTCCGACGCATACTTTTCCAGTTCTTCCGACAACTCGGGTTGCAGGGGGATATTGGCGCCCCTGCGGGCCTTTTCATCTTTTGCCGCCAGTATCAGATGTGGCGGGTTCTCGTCCAGGCGCATGGCGCCCAGCGTGATGCTTCTCAGTTCCCCCCACCGGAGGCCGGTTGCCGCGGCAGTCCAGTAGGCTAGTGCGCGGGTGCGTCCAAGAAAACGAAGCCGGTCCAGTGTCTCCGGTTCAACCTCGGCCGCCGCCTTCAACATATTCTGGCCCCGGCCACGGTTTCCCCTCAAAGCGGCCTTTTCCGGCCGGTTCCATGCAGCCTCAATTAGACGTTTTAACTCCTCCGGCGTCAGGTCCCGCCGGATGTGCCGGCGGTCGGCCTTTTCATCGCGTTTAAGCACTTTTGAAAATGGGTTTGTCTTGAGGTAACCCTGCCGTTCGCACCAGGAACCGAGCGCGCTGAACGCGGTCACGTGGCAGTTGTGCACCCGGGCGCCCATGACGCTGTCCGGGTCTTTTGGTTCTTTGGGCGTCAACGCGCGCATGGACAGCCAGCGCTCAAGCTCCGGCCTGTTCATGTCCCCAATGGTGCGCCATCCTAGGCCCTTCTGCCCGGCATCCAGCAGATAACGCTTCCAGTCGTACCGGGTGCTCTCCGCGCACCCGCGCGCGGCCATGTTGTCAATGAATTCCCCCACCGTTTCAGCATAGTCCCTCCGCCCATGCTCGACGGTTTTCAACTCGCTCTCGGTGAGAACGCCCGCCTTGATTTTCTCCTGCTCTCCTGACAGTCTGGCCGCGACGGCATTGGCCGCGCTTCGCGTCTTGCATCCCGTGGACACTTCCTTCCTGGACCCGTCCACCAGGGTGATTCGCGCGTAGAAGGTCTCGCTCTCAATGCTTATCCTGAACGCGCCATTCTTGCCGGTGACCTTGGCCGTCCGCTCCTTTCCCCGCGCGGTCCACCGCGCATACTGTTGGCTGCCCTTGGTGAACATCTCCGCGCCTTTGGGAATCGGTCGTGTGATTGTCTTCCTGAAAACGCTGGCCATCCGTTATTGTCCCCTGTGTTTAGGGCCATTGGAGGTGTTGGAAACGCCTCTTTGGCCGGGTTCAGGCGCCCGCAAGAAAGACGGACGCTCGCGCCAAATGATCCCTGTAATATCGGCCTTTTTCGTTCGAATGTCAAGCACTGCAGTGTCCTCCACGCCGTCAACGGCGTTGGTGTCTTGTTGGTTGGCTGACGGCGCGCATGCCGAGTTCGGCGTG
This Candidatus Hydrogenedentota bacterium DNA region includes the following protein-coding sequences:
- the argJ gene encoding bifunctional glutamate N-acetyltransferase/amino-acid acetyltransferase ArgJ, which encodes MKTVAGGVCAPKGFRASGVAAHIKNAKSEKPDCALIVSDAPAAAAGCFTTNLLKAAPVLWDQGVCLRGGARAIFANSGNANACTGDQGLADAQATAALAAGLLGVPVTEVLVCSTGVIGLPLPMDRISDGVRRCAAALSETGGADAARAIMTTDTVPKELAVEVALSTGVVRLGAIAKGSGMIAPNMATMLCFITTDAKIAPDALQALLAECVADSFNRICVDNDMSTNDTVLCLANGASGAAELIPASGDYTLFAGALRHLCRALAQSLVRDGEGATKFIEITVDGAASDADALKVARSVAQSQLCKTAFFGQDPNWGRIACAAGYSGAAFDPAGMSVSIEGLTVVRDGCPTDYEEARAAELMKRRDLHVRVALSEGPGRAVFWTSDLSHDYVSINADYRS
- a CDS encoding radical SAM protein, which translates into the protein MSGSSDQGLFSLTTLYQMAQHYYSAFPYKYFRSGRAFPAWHYYFEVTRRCNLRCKMCQYIDFLENTPIRKQMEGELSTDEWHRLVDQVARFSIITFTGGEPFVRKDFMEILEHASRRARTHFISNTTMLPEDRAERIVTLAPRRVGGLGFNFAGTSIEAPGELHDEIRRMRGAFARSMSGIGMLRRHRDLSGKACPKIHITTVIQQANVHVLHEMPRVVAESGADVLNLVTETRMHDFPGLGEVDPKSLKTEDFSWPRVDPKALAEALDRTNAAAKEAGIELRMPRMPRAELIKYYDTGIDLRDYECRNAWNTMFIGRQGNAYSCWLIRVGNVREHTLKELWNNAAMREFRQTCQKRLFAACPGCCFLDHKSMRGAASPTQAAAQAGE
- a CDS encoding MotA/TolQ/ExbB proton channel family protein encodes the protein MQMDPFEIMAQGGILMWPIMLCSIIALAITIERFFSLRRADIDTREFMDTMRQVLKQNRIQEAVEICDETNAPVARIMKAGILKHNRPKDDIREAIEDAGRFEIPRLERYLSGLATCSTIAPMLGLLGTVQGMIKAFAKIQNMRGQVNPSDLAEGIGNALVTTAAGLTVAIPCLIAYNYFVTRVEGMVIEMEASSSELIELLTRHRGEREI
- the argB gene encoding acetylglutamate kinase codes for the protein MQQIIEKAQVLIEALPYIREFEGKTVVVKYGGAAMLDPGLRASTAQDIVLMRYVGMNPIVVHGGGPAINAMLKRLDIQSRFTANGLRVTDDATMEVVEMMLCGQVNKDIVNLLNQAGGEAVGLSGKDGRLLFARKVERQDGEDIGHVGEIASVNPKVVRTICAAGMIPVIAPVATDTRGGTWNVNADTAAGDVAAALQAEKLVFLTDTPGLLRDKDDPDSLIHRLHSKDVETLKKQGVISGGMAPKIDACLKALDFGVRRTHIIDGRIPHSLLLEIFTEKGLGTLVSHDVAAGTEGA
- a CDS encoding biopolymer transporter ExbD, coding for MQIKRSRDKKVRATLDMMPMIDVTFQLIIFFLLSSTFVVQTSVPIELSRSEGAAQLEKKNMTITLAAGEGGPDNGGAVYADDTEITAWIDLRRVLLELKNRNPDALVLVRPDRNVPTERLVYVLGMANNLGIVHYGIAAQQAEPPEE
- a CDS encoding N-acetyl-gamma-glutamyl-phosphate reductase, whose protein sequence is MIKAGIVGATGYGGRELLRLLAAHPHVEVTALASTTASGERLDEVLPAFRKLFDLRFETFDAGALARQCDVVFVGVPGKASMEPVAALRAAGARVLDIGPDFRLKNLNDFAQYYKAEHTAAHLLPESVYGLVPWYRDALRDAQLIAVPGCYPISAILPLRPLLNAPLGDIPVVIDSISGISGAGRGLSEAFHYPEMNENLKAYKLGVHQHVPEIEQELLHRVTVQFTPHVAPLTRGILTTITLRPAADFDPAEYYAPYDAEPFVRVLGPGVLPEVKHVRGSNFCDFGWVMDKRTGNLVIVSAIDNLVGGTAGMAVQCLNLMFGLDETEGLRLGGMTP